The Bacillus vallismortis genome window below encodes:
- the panD gene encoding aspartate 1-decarboxylase: MYRTMMSGKLHRATVTEANLNYVGSITIDEDLIDAVGMLPNEKVQIVNNNNGARLETYIIPGERGSGVICLNGAAARLVQVGDKVIIISYKMMSDQDAASHEPKVAVLNDQNKIEQMLGNEPARTML, encoded by the coding sequence ATGTATCGCACGATGATGAGCGGCAAGCTTCACAGGGCAACCGTTACGGAAGCAAATCTGAACTATGTGGGAAGCATTACAATTGATGAAGATCTTATTGATGCAGTGGGAATGCTTCCTAATGAAAAAGTGCAAATTGTGAATAATAATAATGGAGCGCGTCTGGAAACGTATATTATTCCTGGTGAACGCGGAAGCGGCGTCATCTGCTTAAACGGTGCAGCCGCACGCCTTGTGCAGGTAGGAGATAAGGTTATTATCATTTCCTACAAAATGATGTCTGATCAAGATGCGGCAAGCCACGAGCCAAAAGTGGCTGTTCTGAATGATCAAAACAAAATTGAACAAATGCTGGGGAACGAACCAGCCCGTACAATGTTGTAG
- the panC gene encoding pantoate--beta-alanine ligase: MRQITDISQLKEAIRQYQSEGKSIGFVPTMGFLHEGHLTLADKARQENDAVVMSIFVNPAQFGPNEDFEAYPRDIERDAGLADNAGVDILFTPSAHDMYPGEKNVTIRVERRTDVLCGRSREGHFDGVAIVLTKLFNLVQPTRAYFGLKDAQQVAVVDGLISDFFMDIELVAVDTVREEDGLAKSSRNVYLTAEERKEAPKLYRALQTSAELIRAGERDPEAVIKAAKEIIETTSGTIDYVELYSYPKLEPADKMEGKVILAVAVAFSKARLIDNIIIDIREMERI; the protein is encoded by the coding sequence ATGAGACAGATTACAGATATTTCACAGCTGAAAGAAGCCATAAGACAATACCAGTCAGAGGGGAAGTCAATCGGATTTGTTCCGACGATGGGCTTTCTGCATGAGGGGCATTTAACCTTGGCAGACAAAGCAAGACAAGAAAATGACGCCGTCGTTATGAGTATTTTTGTGAATCCTGCGCAATTCGGTCCTAATGAAGATTTTGAGGCATATCCGCGCGATATTGAGCGGGATGCGGGCCTTGCAGATAACGCAGGCGTCGATATTCTTTTTACGCCTAGTGCCCATGATATGTATCCTGGCGAAAAGAATGTCACGATTCGCGTCGAAAGACGCACGGATGTTTTATGCGGACGCTCAAGAGAAGGACATTTTGACGGTGTTGCAATTGTACTGACGAAGCTGTTCAATCTTGTGCAGCCGACCCGTGCCTATTTCGGTTTAAAGGATGCACAGCAGGTGGCGGTTGTTGATGGCTTAATCAGCGATTTCTTCATGGATATTGAACTGGTTGCTGTCGATACAGTCAGAGAGGAAGACGGCTTAGCCAAAAGCTCCCGCAATGTATACTTAACTGCTGAGGAAAGAAAAGAAGCGCCTAAGCTGTATCGGGCCCTTCAAACAAGTGCGGAGTTGATCAGAGCCGGCGAAAGAGACCCTGAAGCGGTGATAAAAGCGGCGAAAGAAATCATTGAAACGACAAGCGGCACCATTGACTATGTGGAGCTTTATTCCTATCCGAAACTCGAGCCTGCGGACAAAATGGAAGGAAAGGTCATTCTGGCTGTTGCAGTTGCTTTTTCAAAAGCGCGTTTAATAGATAATATCATTATTGATATTCGAGAAATGGAGAGAATATAA
- the panB gene encoding 3-methyl-2-oxobutanoate hydroxymethyltransferase, with the protein MKTKLDFLKMKQTEEPIVMLTAYDYPAAKLAEQAGVDMILVGDSLGMVVLGLDSTVGVTVADMIHHTKAVKRGAPNTFIVTDMPFMSYHLSKEDTLKNAAAIVQESGADALKLEGGEGVFESIRALTLGGIPVVSHLGLTPQSVGVLGGYKVQGKDEQSAKKLIEDSIKCEEAGAMMLVLECVPAELTAKIAEMLSIPVIGIGAGVKADGQVLVYHDIIGHGVERTPKFVKQYTRIDETIETAISGYVQDVRHRAFPEQKHSFQMNQTVLDGLYGGK; encoded by the coding sequence GCAGACTGAAGAACCGATTGTGATGCTGACCGCTTATGATTATCCGGCAGCTAAGCTTGCTGAACAAGCGGGAGTTGACATGATTTTAGTCGGTGATTCACTCGGAATGGTCGTCCTCGGACTTGATTCAACTGTCGGCGTGACAGTTGCGGACATGATCCATCATACAAAAGCCGTTAAAAGGGGCGCGCCAAATACATTTATCGTAACGGATATGCCGTTTATGTCTTATCACCTGTCCAAGGAGGATACGCTGAAAAATGCAGCGGCTATCGTTCAGGAAAGCGGAGCCGACGCACTGAAGCTTGAAGGCGGAGAAGGCGTGTTTGAATCCATTCGCGCATTGACGCTTGGGGGCATTCCGGTAGTTAGTCACTTAGGTCTGACACCGCAGTCAGTCGGTGTATTGGGTGGATATAAAGTACAGGGCAAAGACGAACAAAGCGCCAAAAAATTAATAGAAGACAGTATAAAATGCGAAGAAGCAGGAGCTATGATGCTTGTGCTGGAATGTGTGCCTGCAGAACTCACAGCCAAAATTGCCGAGATGCTAAGCATACCTGTCATCGGAATCGGTGCCGGTGTGAAAGCGGACGGACAAGTTCTCGTTTATCATGATATTATCGGCCACGGTGTAGAGAGAACACCTAAATTTGTAAAGCAATATACGCGAATTGACGAAACAATCGAAACAGCAATCAGCGGATATGTCCAGGATGTAAGACATCGTGCTTTCCCTGAACAAAAACATTCCTTTCAAATGAATCAGACAGTGCTGGACGGCTTGTACGGAGGAAAATAA